GGCTCTTTCTATAATTTAACAAAGGATTTAAATACAATTTATTTGGACATCTCATTTAATCTACTAAAAAAATTTAACATAAAGACCAATAAAATTTGTGGAGACATATTAAATCTGCCTTTTAAAGATAATTCCTTTGACTTAATTTTGTGCATAAATGTTTTAGAGCATGTTGATTATAAAAAGGCTTTAAGTGAAATGAGGAGGGTTTTAAAAAAGGAAGGAACGTGCATTATTGTAGTGGTTAATAAAAATTCTATAATAAATGAGGAATTGTTTACAGATTGGAAGATATATCATCAACCTTTAGATATTAAGGACTTTGAAAGCATAGAGGGATTTTATATAGCATACTGGAAAACCTTCTACTTTGTACATCCAATTTTTAAGATATTCCCTACAAAGATATTGGGGAAGTTTTTGAAATTTTTTAAAAAAGTTGATAACAAATTAGCAAACACAAAAATGTTTAAAAACAAGGGGCAATTTTTGATTTGTGTTTTGAAGGTGAGATGATGCTTTATTATTTGGGGCCAAGAGGTTCATTTACAGAAAAAGCAGGGAAAATATTTTCGAAATTAATATCTTTACCTTTACAACCATGTTCCACTATCTATGAGATCTTTGAGAATGTGGATAAAAATAACGCCTACGGTGTAGTTCCATCAGAAAACTCCATAGAGGGTTCTGTAACGTTAACACAGGACTTGCTTTTGGAATATGATGTAAAGATATTTGGGGAAATTGATATCGACATAAGCCACAATTTGGTTGGATATGATAAGGATAAGATTGAAATTATTCTTTCCCATCCACAGGCGTTGGCACAATGCAGAAAATACATAAAAGAGCATGGATGGAAAACAAAAGCTGTCTCAAGTACTGCAAAAGCTGCTGAAATTGTTGCTAAAGAGAAAGATGAGAGGTTGGGGGCTATTGCCTCAATGGAAGCGGCAAAATTATATGGTCTAAAAATTTTAGATGAGGACATTCAGGACTATAAAAACAATAAGACGAGATTTATTTTAATAGGAAAAGAAACGCCAAATTTTAATGCAGAACCTATTGCATACAAAACAACCATAATAATTGAGTTGAAAGAAGACAAACCCGGGGCATTATATCACATATTGAAGGAATTCGCAGAGAGAGACATAAATTTAACACGAATAGAGTCAAGACCATCTAAAAAAAGGTTAGGAACGTATGTCTTTTATATTGACTTTGAAAGTTATGAGGATGAAGAGGGGTTGTTTAAAAGTTTAAATAAAAATGTGGCATATATGAAATATTTGGGAACATATCCAGTGTTTGGAATCGAACAATAATTCCAAATTGTTGTAATAATGTGAATTTAATATTAATTTAAGAATCAAAGTATTTCAATAATGCTCAAAATTTAAAGTTATAATTAAAGTTATAATTGATGTATTAATTAGCCATCCAAATAACATCTTTGCTTTACCTTTCTGTGGTAGTAGTTAATTAGCCCCCCAGCTTCTAAGATTTCTCTTTCTATGCCTTTTGGTGTTTCGCAGTTTAGGGTGATTTTATCGTTTATTATAATCTTCTCATTTTCCAAGTCAACTTCAATAACGTCCCCATCTTTAACGTGTTTGGTAATGCCCTTACAAACTATTGGAATTAACCCAATGTTTATTGCATTCCTGTAAAAGATTCTTGCAAAACTCTCTGCTATAACTGCTTTTATTCCGCAATATTTTATTGCTATTGGCGCCTGCTCCCTACTCGAACCACAACCAAAATTCTCCCCAGCAACAATAACATCCCCCTCTTTAACCTTCTTCGGAAAATCCTCATCAATCCCAGCCATACAGTGAGATGCTAACTCATGACCATCCATTGTTTTTAGATATGGTCCTGGAATGATTGCGTCAGTATCAACATCATTCCCAAAAACATGTGCTTTTCCTCTGATGTACATATTACCCCCAATTAATGTTTTATGTTTCTGTATGATTAATTTTTTATATAAATATTTCGGCAAAAGGTTGCAGTTTTCTTATATTACTATTTATATTTACGATAGAACCTCAATGGATTCTACGACTTTTTGTAAACTATGTTAACTTAAATTTAATAAATTTAATAAAATAGAAAATTATATATAAATCTTTCGGCATAAGGTAATATGCTTCCGTGTGGGGTGATGTTATGATTAAACTTTTGTATGAAGGAGAGCTTGTAAGGGAAAATGGTGTAATAAAGAAAGCATCTTCATCAGTAACACTAATCCAAACAAAAAACCATAATATAATTGTAGATACATCAACAAGGGATAAGAGGGAGTTAATTATTGAAGAGTTAAAAAAACTAAACTTGGAACCTAAAGACATTGATGTTATTATAAATACACACAGACACTACGACCACATAGAAAACAACGACTTATTCAAAAACGCAGTAATATACGCTTCACCACAAGAATGTGTGAAAGAATGTAGAGGATGTGCAATATATTCAACAACTGATGAAGTACATGATTTTGAGCCGATTGAAAAATTTGATGACGATGAAGTAATTATAATAAAAACCCCTGGCCACACATGGGGAAGCATATCTGTGGTTTATGAGGACTATGTTGTTGCTGGAGATGCAGTCCCTTTAAAAGGAAATATCTTAGGCAATATGCCTCCAGCAGTTAGAGTTGACAATAGAGCAGCAAAGGGAAGTTTGAGAAGGATAAAATTGCTAAGAAAGAATATCATAACTGGGCATGATGGAATCGTCTATGTGAATGAAATTCCTTCAGATAATGCAAATGGTGAGTTATTCTAAACCTCCAGACGTATCATAATAAAATTCTTTCTCTTCTTTGGTTATTTTTATACTTTTTTCCATCTTTTCTTTCCAGAATTTTATGAAGTCGATATCCTCCCCTCCATAGTGTCCATTGAACTTATTTATTTTCACAATTGCAGGTATTTTTATGCATGGGCCTATAATTATTGCCTCTCCAATGTTCAAACTTGTTAGTTGCTTAATTAAATCCTCACTTAGATTTTCTGAGGCATGTTGAACATGCTTTTGGTCATTTGGCTCAATTAACTTTGAGATTATTAAGTTACTGCATTGAGATAACGCTTCAGCATCCAATGTCTTTGGTCTTTGGGATACTAAGCAAAGCCCTACCCCAAACTTTCTCCCTTCTCTTGCTATTCTTGATATATAATGCTTTGCCCTTGTTTTTCTATTTTGTGGGACTATTAGGTGGGCCTCTTCAAAAATTAAGAATATTGGTTTTGCCCCATCCCTCCCATTTTCAAGGATGGCTCTTTTTCTGTCGTTTAGGATTTCTTTTGTAAAGTAGGAAACAATAATATCAACACTGTTCTCATCCAAACTTTCAAGTGGAAGGATGTTTATGTGATGCTCTTTTATTTCATTTATTGGATTGTAGTGGATTTTTATTAAATCTTTCTTAAATTGGAGCAAATCCTCCAATCTAAAAATTGCTGTCTGGATGCTATCTTTGTCTTTCTTATAGTTATCATCTTCCATAAATTTTTCTAATTCTCCAATTATTGCATTTATGTAGTCCTCTGCAGAGTTGAAATCCTTTTCTTGATATTGCTCTTTTATGTTTTTTATTGCCTTTCTTATGTAAGGCCTCTGCTTTGTTGCCTGTGCATCAACACCAGCCAAATCTGCCAAATCACTATCAGAAATATGGAAGATGTTAATTTTTGGCTCAATTACATGTTTTCTTAATGGGAAATTATATGATTCTATATTCCTATACTCCCCATGCATGTCAAAGACCAAAATAGTTGCTCCAATTTTATTTAACTCCTCCATTAAAACAGCAACAGTATTTGATTTCCCCATCCCAGTCATTGCCAATATTGCCAAATGCCTTGAGCAGAGTTTATTTACATCTAAAGAAACTTCAATATCTCTTGTAGCTAATTTTCCAATGGTTATATGGCTATTTGAGAAGATGTTTTTTAGTGTTTCATTGTCTGCTTTATATATTGGTGTTCCTGGTTTTGGTGGAATTTTTGGTATTTTTAATTCTTTAATATCTCCCAAAACCTTAATTTTCCCAATTATGTAGTAAGAGCTTTCATCATCAAATTCTCTAATCTTTTCTAAATCTTCTATGCTTAAAATTTCACTTAAAACCATATTTCCTTGGATTGTGCTCTCTACCATCCCTAAAACATCTATTCCATCATAACTAATCATTACATAATCTCCGACTTCTGGTGGATGCTTCGCTAAAAATGTTAGTTCATCTGTTCTTGTCTCCCCTATTGTATACCCAATAATCTTTTCCATGACTACCACTAACGTTTTTTTAGAGATTATTTGTTTTGGTTATAAAAAGTTTTATTTAAATATAATTTATGGATTTAATTATACAAATTTTTAATTCTAACAAATTTAGGCCATCTTCAAAAATTTACGCAGATTATAGCATAGTCGTTCTGCAAATATACGGCAAAATCCCTTGGATTTTGCCAAAAGACATACGGCAAAACTTTCAGTTTTGCCAAAAAACCCTTCTAACGCACACGACTATAAATGTCATTTATAGTTGTTTGCCTTACTAATGAACGAAATCTCCATTAAATTATAGGGGATGATTAACCTTTATTTGGAATATTAAATGGCAAAACAAAGTTTTGCCGTATAAAATTGGCAAACAACTATAACTTACTTAAAATTTAAAGTTACTAATGTTAAACAAATCCCAAATAAATTTAAGATAAATGATTTATGACACTCTTATAACTATTTATAAACGCAAACGACTATAGTAGACTAAAAATTTCAAAATGTTATTAAAAACCTCATAGTTGTTATTTATGTTTTGTTATTATGCTATTTAAATTGTTCCAACAAATAAAAATACTTTTCAGTCCAATCTACGATACCTTTTCTTATCTTTTTATTTTTTATGGCATCAATAATTTCATCTACAATATCTTCAACGTCTCTACCAGTCGTATCTATTTCATAAACCATTCCTTCACTTTCAGCCAAACAAACATCCAAAATCTCTGCTTCAACATTTTCCATAACTTTCTTCTGCTTATATCCCCTCTCTTCCAACCTCTTTTTAACGGTTTCCGGATTACATCTCAAAACTACAATATAATCCGCATCTAAAAGATGACTAACATGTCCATCAAGTATTATATTATCTAAACCATCGAGAAACTCTCTAAGTTTATCAAAGTCAATTACATAAGAATCCATTTCCTCATCCTTCTCAGAATATAGCTTATGTTTTTTCACAACTTCGGTTATGTCAATATGCTTGAATCCCAATTTTTCCGCAAGTTTTTTTGATATTGTTGTTTTTCCAACTCCAGGGGTCCCTGTTATAGCAATTTTAATATTTCTCACCTTCTATTTGTTTATTCCTCATCTCTTTCATTTATTTCAATAGTTTGTGGTGAGTATCTATCAATATTAACATTGTCTTTAACTGCAAGGATAACATACTCTCCTACTCTACCCAACTTATAACCCAATGTCTCCAAATACTTTTTAAAATCAAGGAAATCTTTAATAACTCCTTCCACTGGAATTTCTTCAAGGTTAACTATAACAATATCATGCTCTATCATTTCTCTAACATTTATAAAGTCCTCAGGAGTTTTAATTCTGATGGTCAGTATTTTTGGAGGTATTTTTATTACTTTTTCTATTACTTTCTCTTCTATTTTTTCCCTATCTTCCTCTTTTTCTTTTTCTTCTGTTAGAGGTATCTGCTCTGAACCGACAATCTCATATGCAGGAGCGTCTTCTCCAATAATTACATACTCTTCTTCTTTTATTGGTATTTGTTGTGGGAGTTCTTTATTTCCAACAAATATTCTTTTTATTTTTCTAAGCATAATTTTCCCTCCCATGTAACCATCTTAACAATATAAACATTTACAATAACTTTTGCCATCCCCTTATTTTAAACTTTTGGATATTGTTAAAAGTTTAAATAAATCATCAGGCGAACAAAAATCATAGAAAAGTTTAACATAAGGGCAGTAACATAATAGCTTGCATTATAACTGACTAAAAACTTCAATAAAATGTATAGTTGTCTGCCTTACTTCTTCATTAAATTATAAGGTATGATTGACCTTTATTTGGAATTTTATAATTGATTTATCATCCTTTTAAAAAATAAATGGCAAAACAAAGTTTTGCCGTATAAATTCGTAATGACTGTAGTGCCGTTATTCCACTACAAGGGAAACGCCTATAAATATCAATATAGCCCCAATCCAAACTTTAACAGATGGCATCTTACCCAAAATAAGTGTTGATAACATTATTGTCACAAATGGGTATATACTTGATATAACAACAACCTTTGATGGAGAGGACATTGATAAACCCTTATAGAAAAAATACTGTCCAGTAATACCAGCAATTAACGATACCAAAGTTAAATAAATAAGAACCCTATAGTCAATCTTCATTGTCATTATCTTTCCAGTTGAAGCAAATATTAGAGAAATTATTATAAAGTCCATTAATGATTTAATAAATATAGCTGTTGATGAGTCAGTTAATTCTAAGGCTTTTTTCTCAATTATTGGACATAGGCCCCAACATAACGCAGCTAACAATGCAAAAAATTCACCTTTCATTTTATCACCCATTAGTCGAAAAAATAACAATAAAAAATAAATAATGACAATACTTCAATAATAAATTATCAATTTAATTTTTATCGATTATTATATTTCAGCCAATTAGAATTATGTAATGGACTAAATAACAACAAGGAGGGAAATGATGTTCCTAACTTTAGACGATTTTGATCTTGATGGAAAAACTGTTTTGTTGAGAGTGGATATAAACAGCCCAATAGATTTGAACACAGGCGTTGTTTTAGATGATACAAGAATTAGGGCATGTAAAGAAACAATTGAAGAACTCTGCAATAAAAATGCGAGGGTAGTTATTCTTGCTCACCAAAGTAGGCCAGGAAAAAAGGACTTTACAACCTTAGAAATGCATGCAGAAAAACTCTCTGAGGTTTTGGATAGAGAAGTTAGATACATAGATGACATATTTGGTTCTTATGCAAGGAACGCTATAAAGAATATGAAAGATGGGGAAATAATACTACTTGAGAATGTAAGGTTCCTTGCAGAGGAAGTTTTGAAAGATTGGAAAAAATGGAAGGACATAACTCCAAAAAAGCAAGCAGAGACACATTTAGTAAAGAAATTATATCCATTGTGTGATTATTTTGTAAACGATGCGTTTGCAGCTGCACATAGAGCACAACCATCTTTAGTAGGATTTGCATATTATTTACCAATGATTGCTGGAAGAATTATGGAAAAAGAATTGAGTATTTTAGGAAAAGTATTAAAAAATCCTGAAAGACCTTGTATCTTTGTTTTGGGTGGAGCCAAAGCAGATGACAGTATAAAAGTAATGAAAAATGTTTTAAAAAATGGATCAGCAGATAAGGTATTAACAACAGGAATTGTGGCAAACATCTTCTTAATAGCAAAGGGCTACAAACTGGGTGTAAATGAGAAGATTATTGAGGATATGGGATTAAAAGACCAAATAGGTATTGCAAAGGAATTGTTGGATAAGTATGAGGACAAAATTATAACTCCAATAGATGCGGCTCTAAATATTGATGGAGAGAGGAAAGAAATTGATTTAGATATGGATATTGAAGTAGAATATCCAATCCACGATATTGGAGAAAAGACGATTGAATTATACAATGAGATTATTAAAGATGCAAAAACAATAGTTGCCAATGGGCCAGCAGGAGTGTTTGAAAACAAAAACTTCCTAAAAGGAACAGCGGAAATATTAAACAGCATCGCAAACTCCAACGCATTTTCCGTTATTGGAGGAGGACATTTATCTGCTGCTGCAGAGTTAATTGGTGTTGCTGATAAAATAGGACATATAAGTACTGGAGGAGGAGCGTGCCTCGAGTTCTTAGCAGGAGAAGAATTGCCTGTTATTACTATGTTGGAGAAATCTTACCAAAAGTATAAAGGACAAATTTAATTCTTAACTTTCTACCTTATTGCTCTATTATTTATTCAATATCATGTCAATATCAATAAATCAATAAAATTTATAATGCAAAAATCCAAATTTAAAAAATCGAAAGTTTTAAAAATGGTAGTATTAAAAATCATAAGAATTGTATTATCAATGAAAAAGGGGATTTTATGAATTTGAAAAAATTGGCAGAAGAGATAAAAAATTTTGAAGGTGTTATAAGAAAAAAGGAAATTAAGAATGTTGTTAGTAATTTTGTTTTTGAGGAGGAGTATGATTTTGATATCATTGTTGATTTTGGTGATGATGCGGCAGTTGTTGGAATTGATGGAGAAAATGCAATTTTATTAGCAGCAGATGGAATCTGGGGTAAATTATTGGAGGCAGACCCTTGGTGGGCTGGCTATTGCTCGGTATTGGTTAATGCAAATGACATCGCTGCTATGGGAGGTAAACCAGTAGCAATGACAAACATCATAAGCATTAAGGATTGCGATATTGGAAGAGAAGTGTTGAGTGGAGTTAAAGAAGGTGTTAAAAAATTCGGCATTCCTATGGTTGGTGGACATACACATCCTGATGCACAGTGTAATGTTTTAGATGTCTCCATTACGGGTATCGTTAAGAAGGACTGTATATTGAGGAGTGACAATGCAAAGGTTGGAGATAAAATTATTTTTGCCTATGATTTGGATGGAAAATTGCATGAGAAATTTAAACTCAACTGGGATACAACAACAATGAAACCAAAAAAGATTGTTAGAGAGCAGTTAAGGGCATTAACCATTATTGGAGAGGAAAAACTCGCAAACTCCTGCAAAGATATAAGCAATCCGGGAGCAATTGGAACGTTAGGAATGCTTTTGGAGGTTTCTAAAAAAGGTGGAGTTGTAGATGTGACAAAAATACCTAAACCAGAAGATATTCCACTAAATCACTGGCTTAAAGTTTATCCAGGAACTGCATTTGTATTCACCGCAAAGGAAGAAAATGTTAAAAGTATAGTTGAAATCTTGGAAGATGCTAATATCACTGCGGAGGTTTGTGGAGAAGTCATAAAGGACAGAAAATTAATTATTTCAGATGGAAAAGAAAAAGAAATTGTCTTTGATTTTGAAAAAGAATATATTTGTGGATGTTAATGTTCCTTGTTGTATTTAAATGTTACTTAAATCAAAAACTGTGTTGAACTCTAATTTAAAATAACCGTAAATCCTTTTTTATTTTTCTTACGAGGACAATATATGGATTAATTTTATCAAATTTATCGAACTATAACACCCATAATAAATTAAAATATTAATTTTTGTTATTTTATTCAATGAGAACTGGTGTCATTTATGTATTTAGTGGTTCCAGACACAAATTTTTTAATATATGCGTTTAAGCATAAGATAAATTTTGACTATGAATTGGAAAGGGCATTAAATGCAAAGTATAGAGTGGTTATATTAAAGTGTATCTATGATGAGTTGCAAAAACTTCAAAGGGAACTAAAAGGTAAGGAAAAACTCTCCGTATCTTTGGCATTGAAGATGATTGAAAAATATGGGATAATTGACTACAACAAAGGAACATATACAGATGAGATAATTATAAACTTTGCAAAGGAAAATAAGAACGTGATTGTGTGCACAAATGATAAAGAACTAAAAAACAAACTTATTGATTTAAACATTCCGATTATATTCGTTAGGCAAAAGAATTACTTTGATGTTATCGGGCTTATATAACAAAATTTTTAAATAAAATAACGAAAAGATAAAATAAAACTCTTTTTAAAATCCATTTAAGTTTTTAATTAAACCACATCAAAAAATAAAAAAAGGTGAAAACATGGTCTCAAAAGAAGATATAATGAATGCGTTAAAAAAAGTTACTGACCCACACATGGGAATTAGCATTGTTGATATGGGGTTAATAAGTGATGTTGAAGTTGATGATGAAGGAAACGTTAAGTTTACATTAACTCCTACAAACCCTGCATGTATGAGTGTTTTAGGAATGGCAATGCACGCAAAAGAAGTAGTTAAAGGTATTGAAGGCGTAAAAAGTGTAAAGGTTGAAGTAAAAGGCCACATGATGGAAAAAGAAATAAATGAAATGTTAAATAAAGAGTAATTTTACTTCAATATTATTTTTTGTTAATTTTTAACAAATAAGTAAGACACAAACAAAATTAGAAATCTCTCTTAGCTTATTTTTATTGTTAATGCCCTGTATCAACTATATAAATTTAAACAAAACTTTTTTAAGGTGGAAGAATGTTTCAAAAGCCAAGAGGGACAAGGGACTTTACTCCAGAGGAGATGAAGAAGAGAAGAATTATTGAGAACAAATTGAGGAAAGTTATAGAGAGTTACAACTACAAGGAAATCTTAACCCCAACTTTTGAGCATTTCGATTTAATTGCAAAGAAAACAGGGGAAGAAATTAGGAAGCAACTCTTTGTATTTAAAGATCATGGTGGTAGAGAGATGGCGTTAAGGCCAGAACTCACTTCCCCAGTAGCGAGATTTTATATAAATGAGTTAAAGATGTTGCCAAAACCATTAAAACTCTACTATTTCGCAAACTGTTTTAGGTATGAGAGACCCCAGGCAGGAAGATATAGAGAGTTCTGGCAGATGGGATGTGAGTTAATTGGGAGTAAAAGTCCATTAGCAGATGCAGAGATTATAAATCTTGCAATTGAAGGTTTAAAAAGTATAAATATGGATTTTGAGGTTCATATTGGGCATTTGGGAGTTTTAAGAGGAGTGTTTGATGAAATGGGATTGGATGTTGAAACACAAAATAAGATAAGGCATTTGATTGATAAGGAAGATATAGAAGGGCTTGAGAAGTTTTTAAATGAAAAAATTGGCGAGGAGAAAAAGGATATTATTTTCAAAGTTTTGGAATATAAGGGAGGAAGGGAAATATTGGAGAAAGTTAAAGAGGACTTAAAAGATTATCCAAAGGCAATTGAAGCTGTAGAGAATCTTGAAGAGATATTGGATTTTGTAAGGCATGATTATGTTATAAATTTAGGAATTGCAAGAGGGCTCGATTACTACACTGGAATGGTATTTGAGATCTATGGAAAAAGAGAGGGGGCAAGGCAGGTTTGTGGTGGAGGAAGGTACGACAACTTAATAGAAACATTCGGAGGAGAGCCGACACCAGCGGTAGGATTTGCCTATGGATTTGATAGAATTATGCTCAACATTGATGACTTTGAGGTTGAAGAAGAGGCAATATTAATAACCCCAGTGAAAAAAGATAAGGAATTAATAAAGGCATGCTTGGATATAGCAGATACATTAAGAAAAAACAACAAAATCGTTGAAGTTGAATTGATGGGGAGAAGGTTAAATAAAGCCTTAGATTACGCAAACACAAAAGGTATCAAAAAGGTTATAATTGTTGGTAGTAGGGAGTTGAGTGAAGGAAAAGTCACTTTAAAAGACATGATTAGTGGAGAGCAAAAATTAGTCGATATTGATAAAATAAGTGAAGTTTTATAAGTTTTTAAATTTTTATTTTGTTTCTTCCAAAATTTTAAAGCAAATCCTTAAAAATCGTTTATAGTCATGATAAAATTGAAAACTATGTAAAAAATAAAAATAATAAAAATAAAAGTAATTTTAATTAAGTCCAATTTTCTACTCTTCTACTTTTACTAATGGCTTTATCTCTTCAGGAATGTTTCCAAATCCAACTGCTGGGTTAATGGCTGGCTGTCCATTTTTCTCAAACACTTCTGGATGCTCTAAAACCATTTTAACAAATTCAATTGCCTCTTTTTTATGTGGGGCGTTTTTTGGAATAGTTAATCCATACACAATTGGTTTTGCAACGAGAGTTTTATTTTTACCAAGTAGTTTTAATTTAACTTTTTTGTAAGCATCTTCATATTCATAATAACCAAGGTTTATTTCTTTTGGAAGTTCAATGTATTTTAAGTGATGTTGTTCTGCGACACTTTTGTATATGAAGAGGTAATCATAAGCGCCTGCTTCTAAAGGTGCCAATAAATCTGTTTCTTTGCTTCTGAGGACTATTTTGTTGGTATTTACTTCAACATTTTGTGGGACTAATATTGTGTATGTTCCGTTTTCTTCCTCAACCTTAATGTTTGAGTTCTTCAAAACCAAATCATCGTAAATTTTTGGGTTTTTGTAGTAAATCTCTGCCAACTGCATGACCATCTGGCTTCTATAACCGCAAGGGTCATCATTAGGATTTGAAAAACCAAATTTAACATCAGGCTTATTCAATATTTCATACCAATTTGTTGAGTTTATTTCATCTTTGTATTTGCTTTTATCAGTATATGCCAGGACGATTTCATTTCTTGCAAACATAACATACCAATCAGCATATTTTGGCATCATCATTTGTGGAATTAGTGAATAATCTGCTGACGCTAAGATATCCGCCTTTTTACCTAAATCCGTAATTTTTCTAACACATTTTACACTTCCTGCTGGTTCTCTCTGTACATCGATATTTGGATGTTCCTTTTCAAACATTTTCTCATATTCAGAAAATGGCACGGATAAACTTCCAGCATGGAATATTTTTAGAACTTTCTCTTCTACTTTAGCATTAGATGCCTGACTTGTTTGTGGTGTGGTTGATTGTGTAGGTTGTTCTTTGCTGGTGTTTACACAACCACATAACGCAACGCTTATTGCACCAATTAGCAATACCAAGAGCCATTTCGATTTAATCAAAATATCACCTCCACACTACAGTGTTAATTAGATTAAATTATATTTAAATTTTATGTTAATGTAAATTGATTAACTTCAATTTTATATAAGGAGGAATTATCCCATAAAAATAGGAATTTAAAAAAGAAAAATTCTAAAAAGAAAAATGAATTTAATAAATTTAGTCCTTATTTGTGTGCGAAATAACAGACAACTTCATCATCTTTCTTATTATCGACTCTAACAAACCCAACTCTCTCAAACTGCACGATTTCACCGACATTGGCTACTTTAAAGTCCTTTTCAGCAACTCCTACATGTTCTTTTGCATCAGTGTCTATTATGGTGGTTTTTACACAGTCCTTTACAGGAACCCAATGGATGATTTTTGCCTTATTTTCCCTTGCAATTTTAAAGTCCTTACTATGGTATTTTGCGTAGATAATGTTATCCTCAACCTTCTCAATAACGATATTGAACAATTCCATCAACCTATATACCTTCCCTTCTTCCAATTCATCTGAAACATATATTTCCCCATCAAAAATCAATTCCCTTGTTCCTAACTCCTTGTTATCAGGATGCATTCTTAAATGTAAAACCTCTTTCTCCGCATCTTTAACAATAACCTTCTTTGGATTTTCAACAAAGAAAAACCTTCTTGCATTTTTGTCAATAAGGTCTTTGTTTATTGCATATAAGTTTTCCCATGAGAATCTAACATCTGCCTG
The sequence above is a segment of the Methanotorris igneus Kol 5 genome. Coding sequences within it:
- a CDS encoding class I SAM-dependent methyltransferase, yielding MKVKDFYENWEIGCIPKYAKLLMNFEEELIFDIISNLDEFNRIKNKKEALILDCGCGFGSFYNLTKDLNTIYLDISFNLLKKFNIKTNKICGDILNLPFKDNSFDLILCINVLEHVDYKKALSEMRRVLKKEGTCIIVVVNKNSIINEELFTDWKIYHQPLDIKDFESIEGFYIAYWKTFYFVHPIFKIFPTKILGKFLKFFKKVDNKLANTKMFKNKGQFLICVLKVR
- the pheA gene encoding prephenate dehydratase, with amino-acid sequence MLYYLGPRGSFTEKAGKIFSKLISLPLQPCSTIYEIFENVDKNNAYGVVPSENSIEGSVTLTQDLLLEYDVKIFGEIDIDISHNLVGYDKDKIEIILSHPQALAQCRKYIKEHGWKTKAVSSTAKAAEIVAKEKDERLGAIASMEAAKLYGLKILDEDIQDYKNNKTRFILIGKETPNFNAEPIAYKTTIIIELKEDKPGALYHILKEFAERDINLTRIESRPSKKRLGTYVFYIDFESYEDEEGLFKSLNKNVAYMKYLGTYPVFGIEQ
- the hacB gene encoding homoaconitase small subunit; the protein is MYIRGKAHVFGNDVDTDAIIPGPYLKTMDGHELASHCMAGIDEDFPKKVKEGDVIVAGENFGCGSSREQAPIAIKYCGIKAVIAESFARIFYRNAINIGLIPIVCKGITKHVKDGDVIEVDLENEKIIINDKITLNCETPKGIEREILEAGGLINYYHRKVKQRCYLDG
- a CDS encoding MBL fold metallo-hydrolase; this translates as MIKLLYEGELVRENGVIKKASSSVTLIQTKNHNIIVDTSTRDKRELIIEELKKLNLEPKDIDVIINTHRHYDHIENNDLFKNAVIYASPQECVKECRGCAIYSTTDEVHDFEPIEKFDDDEVIIIKTPGHTWGSISVVYEDYVVAGDAVPLKGNILGNMPPAVRVDNRAAKGSLRRIKLLRKNIITGHDGIVYVNEIPSDNANGELF
- a CDS encoding helicase HerA-like domain-containing protein translates to MEKIIGYTIGETRTDELTFLAKHPPEVGDYVMISYDGIDVLGMVESTIQGNMVLSEILSIEDLEKIREFDDESSYYIIGKIKVLGDIKELKIPKIPPKPGTPIYKADNETLKNIFSNSHITIGKLATRDIEVSLDVNKLCSRHLAILAMTGMGKSNTVAVLMEELNKIGATILVFDMHGEYRNIESYNFPLRKHVIEPKINIFHISDSDLADLAGVDAQATKQRPYIRKAIKNIKEQYQEKDFNSAEDYINAIIGELEKFMEDDNYKKDKDSIQTAIFRLEDLLQFKKDLIKIHYNPINEIKEHHINILPLESLDENSVDIIVSYFTKEILNDRKRAILENGRDGAKPIFLIFEEAHLIVPQNRKTRAKHYISRIAREGRKFGVGLCLVSQRPKTLDAEALSQCSNLIISKLIEPNDQKHVQHASENLSEDLIKQLTSLNIGEAIIIGPCIKIPAIVKINKFNGHYGGEDIDFIKFWKEKMEKSIKITKEEKEFYYDTSGGLE
- a CDS encoding adenylate kinase family protein, giving the protein MKIAITGTPGVGKTTISKKLAEKLGFKHIDITEVVKKHKLYSEKDEEMDSYVIDFDKLREFLDGLDNIILDGHVSHLLDADYIVVLRCNPETVKKRLEERGYKQKKVMENVEAEILDVCLAESEGMVYEIDTTGRDVEDIVDEIIDAIKNKKIRKGIVDWTEKYFYLLEQFK
- a CDS encoding EamA family transporter, translating into MKGEFFALLAALCWGLCPIIEKKALELTDSSTAIFIKSLMDFIIISLIFASTGKIMTMKIDYRVLIYLTLVSLIAGITGQYFFYKGLSMSSPSKVVVISSIYPFVTIMLSTLILGKMPSVKVWIGAILIFIGVSLVVE
- a CDS encoding phosphoglycerate kinase, encoding MFLTLDDFDLDGKTVLLRVDINSPIDLNTGVVLDDTRIRACKETIEELCNKNARVVILAHQSRPGKKDFTTLEMHAEKLSEVLDREVRYIDDIFGSYARNAIKNMKDGEIILLENVRFLAEEVLKDWKKWKDITPKKQAETHLVKKLYPLCDYFVNDAFAAAHRAQPSLVGFAYYLPMIAGRIMEKELSILGKVLKNPERPCIFVLGGAKADDSIKVMKNVLKNGSADKVLTTGIVANIFLIAKGYKLGVNEKIIEDMGLKDQIGIAKELLDKYEDKIITPIDAALNIDGERKEIDLDMDIEVEYPIHDIGEKTIELYNEIIKDAKTIVANGPAGVFENKNFLKGTAEILNSIANSNAFSVIGGGHLSAAAELIGVADKIGHISTGGGACLEFLAGEELPVITMLEKSYQKYKGQI